The sequence below is a genomic window from Leuconostoc lactis.
CTTTAACTTGTTCGATACCGCGATCTAATCTACTAGGCGCTATTTTGGTGTCTGGATCTGCTCTAGCTGTCGTCAGTGTTTTTAACCATGACTGGGCTACTTTTTTATTTTTTGTAAGTTCTTCATGATCTAGCTTATAAAGGACATACCGAGCCTCCACATCCGTATGGGCTATCTTGTCGACACCATAATCATTTTTAAGCATGTCTCGCATGGCATAATCCAGCTGTTGCTGTTTTCGCTGTCGCTTCTGAAGCGCTTGATGCGTTTCTTTCAGGTTTTGATAGTCTGCTTGGACGTCTCCTAATTGCGCTTTGACTTGGCCTAATGTTTGCTTGAGTTCTTCCGTCTCATGCTGGCTTTGTAAGGTGGATTTCTTCATCGTGGCTAACACGTTTTTAAAGCGATCTAAGTCATCTGGCTTCAGCACCGTCTTACCAAAGAGGTTTTTAGATAAGGCTTGTTTAAACGCATCAATTTGTTTTTCGGCTAAGTCAACTTCCGTTAAGGCTTGATCCGTGATTTTAAGTACGGCCTGTTTAGCCCTAATATTGTCTTCAACGTCAGCTAGTTCGTTTTTTAAGGCGTTAAACTGATCATTGTATTTTTTGATTTCAGCGACATTCTCAAATGGTAAGGTTTTGTTATTTAAAATCCCTTGTTCATAAAAGGGCAGCACCTTTTTTAAATGTTGATCTAAATCATCATGAAAGGTTTGTAAATCATGGCGTGTGAGTACTTCTTTAGCGGATACTTTATAACGTGACTTTTTATCATCAAAAACGACGGGGACAAAGGCATAGTGCAAGTGAGGGGTTGTCTCGTCATAATGCACCACAGCGGCCACGGCATTTTCTTGACCATAACGTGCATTAAGAAAATTGGTGGTTGCTTCAAAAAAGGCGCTCTGTTGCTCGTAGGGGGCTTCTGTGAGTTCTTCAGGTAAAGTGACTATCCACGTCGCTAACGCCTTCACATCGTCTCTTTTCATGCAATAAACGTTATTTAAACGCGCATTGAAGCGTGAAAGCATATCAGAACCATCCGCCATGAGATCTTGATTCAGATAGGATTTCGACCCATCAATTTCTTTGTTCGTGTGATGGTCGGTTTTACGTTCAAAGTGAACCGCTAAACCAGGGACTGCGCCACGGGTATTTTTCTTTAAATGCGCCATCAAAAATGCCTCCTCAAAAAGGGTTTTCCAAGACCAGTATAACACCGTTAAAAATCTGGTATAGCCTGTTATACCAAAATAATATTTT
It includes:
- the mobV gene encoding MobV family relaxase, which codes for MAHLKKNTRGAVPGLAVHFERKTDHHTNKEIDGSKSYLNQDLMADGSDMLSRFNARLNNVYCMKRDDVKALATWIVTLPEELTEAPYEQQSAFFEATTNFLNARYGQENAVAAVVHYDETTPHLHYAFVPVVFDDKKSRYKVSAKEVLTRHDLQTFHDDLDQHLKKVLPFYEQGILNNKTLPFENVAEIKKYNDQFNALKNELADVEDNIRAKQAVLKITDQALTEVDLAEKQIDAFKQALSKNLFGKTVLKPDDLDRFKNVLATMKKSTLQSQHETEELKQTLGQVKAQLGDVQADYQNLKETHQALQKRQRKQQQLDYAMRDMLKNDYGVDKIAHTDVEARYVLYKLDHEELTKNKKVAQSWLKTLTTARADPDTKIAPSRLDRGIEQVKALINRIIELTRDLFKGPSL